Proteins encoded within one genomic window of Humulus lupulus chromosome 1, drHumLupu1.1, whole genome shotgun sequence:
- the LOC133815311 gene encoding uncharacterized protein LOC133815311, protein MQLRNKYNQLKQKHKDFKSLLKETGMGYNAVTGEVSATDEVWDKLIRVNKSAKRFRKKGCKFYEKLCTIFGDTTAIGSNAHPSTRSPSNDDDTTSISPSTMNEESGFDEDGNKRRGKSTTTSNSRSLKRAKFSSALADALATYNETAKRKTELIERSMKTSASHYLLDESVEALNQINGISREVYAKAIDKFENEVSRALFLKMSELRRIDWLLNLK, encoded by the exons ATGCAACTAAGGAACAAATACAATCAATTAAAGCAAAAGCATAAGGATTTTAAGTCTTTACTAAAAGAGACTGGTATGGGATACAATGCAGTGACTGGAGAAGTTAGTGCGACAGATGAAGTTTGGGATAAACTTATTCGg GTTAACAAGTCTGCTAAAAGATTTAGAAAGAAAGGTTGTAAGTTTTATGAGAAATTATGCACTATCTTTGGTGATACTACTGCAATTGGTTCCAATGCTCATCCTTCAACTCGAAGTCCTTCTAATGATGATGATACAACGTCGATAAGTCCTTCTACTATGAATGAAGAAAGTGGTTTTGATGAGGATGGTAACAAAAGAAGAGGTAAATCAACAACCACTTCGAACTCTCGATCATTAAAAAGAGCAAAGTTCTCATCAGCTTTGGCAGATGCACTGGCAACATATAATGAAACTGCAAAGCGAAAGACAGAATTGATAGAGAGATCAATGAAAACATCTGCATCACATTACTTATTGGATGAGAGTGTTGAAGCTCTTAATCAAATTAATGGAATTAGTAGAGAAGTATACGCAAAAGCTATTGATAAGTTTGAGAACGAGGTGTCCAGAGCATTGTTTCTAAAGATGTCAGAGCTTAGAAGAATAGATTGGTTGCTGAATTTGAAGTGA
- the LOC133815303 gene encoding protein ALP1-like, translated as MSLNVARFNKDNLLDDSEDEFGEILLYFASEEYNQLYLSKQPCRNLALSGHEYVMEVLHGHWSRCYDLFRMNEDVFKLFCGVIKEIFLLKNSRYLSVEEQVAIFLFVIGHNERHCVVPERFQHSISTTSHYFRKVLKAICRLSKELITPPSFDVTPPQIRFDPRYYPFFKNCVGAIDGTHISAHVPIDEQIPYRSRKVDTTQNVMCGCSFDMKFTYVVPGWEGSANDAQCRPKVRKYYLVDSGYTNMLGFLSPYQGERYHLGLYTDLNPIGKKELFNYRHSSLRNVIERCFGVLKARFPIQKQMPSYDLRIQKYIVITCCGIHNFIRTNVEADVYFDGGEGNSEVQTTTLQNTDETLTDSVEFSISRTHIREMAHVRNEIADHIWRASRR; from the exons ATGTCTTTAAACGTTGCTCGGTTCAACAAGGATAATTTACTGGACGATTCAGAAGATGAGTTTGGAGAGATTTTGCTATATTTTGCTTCCGAGGAATATAATCAATTATATCTATCTAAGCAACCTTGTAGAAATTTAGCTCTTTCAGGCCATGAATACGTTATGGAAGTGTTGCACGGGCATTGGAGTAGGTGTTATGATTTGTTCAGAATGAACGAAGATGTCTTCAAACTATTTTGTGGTGttataaaagaaatttttttattgaagAACTCACGATATCTGTCTGTTGAAGAACAAGTGGCTATCTTCTTATTTGTGATTGGCCATAATGAACGACATTGTGTGGTTCCTGAACGATTTCAGCACTCCATCTCAACCACATCTCATTATTTTAGGAAGGTTTTGAAGGCAATATGTCGTCTATCCAAAGAACTAATTACTCCACCTTCATTTGATGTAACTCCTCCACAAATTCGATTCGATCCAAGATACTATCCATTTTTTAAG aatTGTGTTGGAGCTATAGATGGGACTCATATTTCTGCGCATGTTCCAATTGATGAACAAATACCATATAGAAGTCGAAAAGTGGATACAACTCAGAACGTTATGTGTGGATGTTCATTTGACATGAAGTTCACATACGTTGTCCCTGGATGGGAAGGATCAGCTAATGATGCACAATGCCGCCCCAAGGTAA GAAAATATTATCTTGTTGATTCTGGCTATACAAACATGCTTGGTTTTCTTTCGCCATACCAAGGGGAAAGGTATCATTTGGGCTTGTACACAGATCTTAATCCCATAGGAAAAAAAGAGCTTTTCAATTATCGACACTCTTCCTTGAGAAATGTCATTGAGCGGTGTTTCGGCGTGTTGAAGGCCCGTTTTCCAATCCAAAAGCAAATGCCTTCATATGATCTAAGAATACAAAAGTACATTGTCATTACTTGTTGTGGGATTCATAATTTTATAAGGACAAATGTAGAAGCAGATGTATATTTTGATGGAGGTGAAGGAAATTCTGAAGTACAGACCACTACTTTACAAAACACGGATGAAACTTTGACTGATAGTGTAGAGTTCAGTATTTCTAGAACTCATATACGTGAAATGGCTCATGTTCGTAATGAAATTGCTGACCATATATGGAGAGCTAGTCGACGATAG